A single Mytilus trossulus isolate FHL-02 chromosome 12, PNRI_Mtr1.1.1.hap1, whole genome shotgun sequence DNA region contains:
- the LOC134693831 gene encoding uncharacterized protein LOC134693831 isoform X3, with product MAFVDSMFKHRLACEFKMATDILNVQVKKESMEPPSEDKVEETAPDIAQIVDKENIGETNSCDNDTVTSNNNTEDKNGDKPGTPIMVISPEGNTAEQLQRMIQQQYLVNLLQFQQSMLQQGQVNQAPSLQVQHQTLLNALDFTGKSGETSPDSTQNNAGPVKERKQTRSIEGEIGSDNDSLVFDEEVYTNGEELTDKQKSERIRHSVGGRNINQYGREFTNGRPLPDHLRVQILQLALQGIRPCEISRQLQVSHGCVSKILNRYRKTGSINPGQIGGSKPKVTTPDVVSRVRQYKMENPQMFAWEIRQKLLADGICQEKNIPSISSINRIIRDKAILQRRSFDGSLKDCDTTDMDDLPLDTERIQRYMISIPNLTGNNMTPATEGTIIPVQVSLDTAQGVLVPTVNMIRQQYSPPIAHQQTSQVSPTLMRTSPKQSPSSIVIQGIGNDAIKTNENAQHVFTVEDLSRQKFGISVSENNGHLQPGIGTSQTVDIGELAAEGMKCSSSPKSDLNRHNLHSVISHLITTQTAAIMKEDDIAAQQLQYQNEAAQGQSSETIIEIDQEINDAVSNITKNPGTVSNPLSPIVSKDFSSIIQRKFSSEGLSIISSPQTYTVASDKTGNTVPVTINIAPYQFESSSKENSPQISPALSSSHSMEKHPQTSPQSVGSNVRNKSRHRSRDSSSSGSMSPTANRTKSVEKKAVSRSNIVPAPSAAVTYDKYAGTPSMYDYTLPDRGLGTGPAPTPRPQSSNSVKSHSWHCPQSPAQLSIPSPALSDRSGTSPLDLSSAPIKDSRREILKSPALSDKGSLSVTEENSEKSTPQKVLYEKNMLIFSENEVEIISVGNNKWVVRNESQLLSMTHKGKPDSQTETQTNKRPSDDESGSPVGLKIPKLTNGNSTPMMVHGANTVNSSVPLTNGNMIFSANMSVDSQSGRDPKNCPVLQNMLKPKT from the exons ATGGCATTTGTTGATTCAATG tttaAACACAGACTAGCATGTGAATTCAAGATGGCGACTGACATCCTCAATGTTCAAGTCAAGAAAGAGTCCATGGAGCCTCCATCTGAGGACAAGGTTGAAGAGACTGCCCCAGATATAGCTCAGATTGTTGACAAAGAAAACATAGGAGAGACCAACTCATGTGACAATGACACAGTGACCTCTAACAACAATACAGAGGATAAAAATGGTGATAAACCTGGTACCCCAATCATGGTGATATCTCCGGAGGGAAATACAGCAGAACAGCTTCAGAGAATGATACAACAGCAGTACCTCGTTAATCTGTTACAGTTCCAACAATCCATGTTACAG CAGGGACAGGTCAATCAAGCTCCATCACTTCAAGTTCAACACCAAACTCTTTTGAATGCTTTGGACTTCACTGGTAAATCTGGGGAAACAAGTCCTGATTCCACACAAAACAATGCTGGTCCAGTAAAGGAAAGGAAACAGACTAGAAGCATAGAAGGAGAGATTGGGTCTGATAATGACAGTTTAGTTTTTGATGAGGAGGTTTACACCAATGGTGAGGAATTGACTGATAAACAAAAAAGTGAAAGAATAAGGCACTCAG ttggAGGTCGGAACATCAATCAGTATGGCAGAGAATTTACCAATGGTCGTCCCTTGCCAGATCATCTTAGAGTCCAAATTTTACAGCTTGCCCTTCAAGGCATACGACCTTGTGAGATCAGCAGACAACTGCAAGTGTCACATGGTTGTGtcagtaaaatattaaacag GTACAGAAAGACAGGAAGTATAAATCCAGGTCAAATAGGTGGCAGTAAACCTAAGGTTACGACTCCTGATGTTGTCAGTCGTGTACGGCAGTATAAGATGGAAAATCCACAGATGTTTGCATGGGAGATTCgacaaaa attATTAGCAGATGGTATATGCCAGGAGAAGAATATTCCATCAATCAGTTCTATAAATAGAATTATCAGAGACAAAGCTATTCTTCAAAGAAGAAGTTTTGATGGCAGTCTCAAAGATTGTGAT ACAACTGATATGGATGATCTCCCTTTAGACACAGAACGTATACAAAGATACATGATCAGCATCCCTAATTTGACAGGAAATAATATGACTCCTGCAACAGAAGGTACCATCATTCCCGTACAGGTTTCCTTGGATACAGCACAAGGTGTACTGGTTCCTACAGTCAACATGATTCGCCAGCAGTACTCTCCTCCCATTGCTCATCAGCAGACGTCACAGGTGTCACCAACACTGATGAGAACCTCACCAAAACAATCACCGAGCAGCATAGTTATACAAGGAATTGGAAATGATGCCATTAAAACAAACGAGAATGCACAACATGTTTTCACAGTAGAGGATCTCAGCAGACAGAAATTTGGGATTTCTGTCAGTGAAAATAATGGACACTTACAACCTGGCATAGGAACAAGTCAAACAGTTGATATAGGTGAGCTGGCAGCAGAAGGAATGAAATGTAGCAGCTCACCTAAATCTGACCTTAATAGACACAATCTACATTCTGTCATTTCACACTTAATCACTACACAAACGGCAGCCATTATGAAAGAGGATGACATTGCAGCTCAGCAGTTACAGTATCAGAATGAGGCTGCTCAAGGTCAAAGTTCAGAAACAATTATAGAAATAGATCAAGAAATTAATGATGCAGTGagcaatatcacaaaaaatccTGGAACAGTTTCAAATCCTTTATCTCCTATTGTTTCTAAAGATTTTTCTTCTATAATACAAAGAAAATTTAGCAGTGAAGGATTATCCATTATTTCCTCACCTCAGACGTACACAGTGGCATCAGACAAGACAGGAAACACAGTACCAGTTACAATTAACATTGCACCATATCAGTTTGAATCATCATCGAAGGAAAATTCACCTCAGATTTCACCAGCATTAAGTAGCAGTCATTCAATGGAAAAACATCCACAAACATCTCCTCAATCTGTAGGATCCAATGTGAGAAATAAAAGTCGTCACAGAAGTCGTGATAGTAGTTCTTCTGGAAGCATGTCTCCAACGGCAAACAGAACAAAATCTGTTGAGAAGAAGGCAGTCTCTCGTAGCAATATAGTACCAGCTCCCTCTGCTGCTGTTACATATGATAAATATGCTGGAACACCCTCCATGTATGATTATACACTGCCAGATAGAGGTCTTGGAACTGGACCTGCGCCAACACCACGGCCACAATCCAGTAATAGTGTCAAATCACATTCATGGCACTGCCCACAATCTCCAGCCCAGTTGTCAATTCCAAGTCCAGCTTTGTCAGATAGAAGTGGAACATCTCCTCTTGATCTCTCATCTGCTCCTATCAAAGATAGCAGAAGAGAAATACTTAAGAGTCCTGCTTTGTCAGATAAAGGCTCACTATCTGTTACTGAAGAAAATTCGGAAAAATCTACTCCTCAGAAAGTTTTGTATGAGAAAAACATGTTGATTTTTAGTGAaaatgaagttgaaattatttcAGTAGGAAATAATAAATGGGTTGTGAGAAATGAGTCACAATTATTGTCAATGACTCATAAAGGTAAGCCAGACAGTCAAACTGagacacaaacaaataaacgtCCAAGTGATG
- the LOC134693831 gene encoding uncharacterized protein LOC134693831 isoform X4: MATDILNVQVKKESMEPPSEDKVEETAPDIAQIVDKENIGETNSCDNDTVTSNNNTEDKNGDKPGTPIMVISPEGNTAEQLQRMIQQQYLVNLLQFQQSMLQQGQVNQAPSLQVQHQTLLNALDFTGKSGETSPDSTQNNAGPVKERKQTRSIEGEIGSDNDSLVFDEEVYTNGEELTDKQKSERIRHSVGGRNINQYGREFTNGRPLPDHLRVQILQLALQGIRPCEISRQLQVSHGCVSKILNRYRKTGSINPGQIGGSKPKVTTPDVVSRVRQYKMENPQMFAWEIRQKLLADGICQEKNIPSISSINRIIRDKAILQRRSFDGSLKDCDTTDMDDLPLDTERIQRYMISIPNLTGNNMTPATEGTIIPVQVSLDTAQGVLVPTVNMIRQQYSPPIAHQQTSQVSPTLMRTSPKQSPSSIVIQGIGNDAIKTNENAQHVFTVEDLSRQKFGISVSENNGHLQPGIGTSQTVDIGELAAEGMKCSSSPKSDLNRHNLHSVISHLITTQTAAIMKEDDIAAQQLQYQNEAAQGQSSETIIEIDQEINDAVSNITKNPGTVSNPLSPIVSKDFSSIIQRKFSSEGLSIISSPQTYTVASDKTGNTVPVTINIAPYQFESSSKENSPQISPALSSSHSMEKHPQTSPQSVGSNVRNKSRHRSRDSSSSGSMSPTANRTKSVEKKAVSRSNIVPAPSAAVTYDKYAGTPSMYDYTLPDRGLGTGPAPTPRPQSSNSVKSHSWHCPQSPAQLSIPSPALSDRSGTSPLDLSSAPIKDSRREILKSPALSDKGSLSVTEENSEKSTPQKVLYEKNMLIFSENEVEIISVGNNKWVVRNESQLLSMTHKGKPDSQTETQTNKRPSDDESGSPVGLKIPKLTNGNSTPMMVHGANTVNSSVPLTNGNMIFSANMSVDSQSGRDPKNCPVLQNMLKPKT, from the exons ATGGCGACTGACATCCTCAATGTTCAAGTCAAGAAAGAGTCCATGGAGCCTCCATCTGAGGACAAGGTTGAAGAGACTGCCCCAGATATAGCTCAGATTGTTGACAAAGAAAACATAGGAGAGACCAACTCATGTGACAATGACACAGTGACCTCTAACAACAATACAGAGGATAAAAATGGTGATAAACCTGGTACCCCAATCATGGTGATATCTCCGGAGGGAAATACAGCAGAACAGCTTCAGAGAATGATACAACAGCAGTACCTCGTTAATCTGTTACAGTTCCAACAATCCATGTTACAG CAGGGACAGGTCAATCAAGCTCCATCACTTCAAGTTCAACACCAAACTCTTTTGAATGCTTTGGACTTCACTGGTAAATCTGGGGAAACAAGTCCTGATTCCACACAAAACAATGCTGGTCCAGTAAAGGAAAGGAAACAGACTAGAAGCATAGAAGGAGAGATTGGGTCTGATAATGACAGTTTAGTTTTTGATGAGGAGGTTTACACCAATGGTGAGGAATTGACTGATAAACAAAAAAGTGAAAGAATAAGGCACTCAG ttggAGGTCGGAACATCAATCAGTATGGCAGAGAATTTACCAATGGTCGTCCCTTGCCAGATCATCTTAGAGTCCAAATTTTACAGCTTGCCCTTCAAGGCATACGACCTTGTGAGATCAGCAGACAACTGCAAGTGTCACATGGTTGTGtcagtaaaatattaaacag GTACAGAAAGACAGGAAGTATAAATCCAGGTCAAATAGGTGGCAGTAAACCTAAGGTTACGACTCCTGATGTTGTCAGTCGTGTACGGCAGTATAAGATGGAAAATCCACAGATGTTTGCATGGGAGATTCgacaaaa attATTAGCAGATGGTATATGCCAGGAGAAGAATATTCCATCAATCAGTTCTATAAATAGAATTATCAGAGACAAAGCTATTCTTCAAAGAAGAAGTTTTGATGGCAGTCTCAAAGATTGTGAT ACAACTGATATGGATGATCTCCCTTTAGACACAGAACGTATACAAAGATACATGATCAGCATCCCTAATTTGACAGGAAATAATATGACTCCTGCAACAGAAGGTACCATCATTCCCGTACAGGTTTCCTTGGATACAGCACAAGGTGTACTGGTTCCTACAGTCAACATGATTCGCCAGCAGTACTCTCCTCCCATTGCTCATCAGCAGACGTCACAGGTGTCACCAACACTGATGAGAACCTCACCAAAACAATCACCGAGCAGCATAGTTATACAAGGAATTGGAAATGATGCCATTAAAACAAACGAGAATGCACAACATGTTTTCACAGTAGAGGATCTCAGCAGACAGAAATTTGGGATTTCTGTCAGTGAAAATAATGGACACTTACAACCTGGCATAGGAACAAGTCAAACAGTTGATATAGGTGAGCTGGCAGCAGAAGGAATGAAATGTAGCAGCTCACCTAAATCTGACCTTAATAGACACAATCTACATTCTGTCATTTCACACTTAATCACTACACAAACGGCAGCCATTATGAAAGAGGATGACATTGCAGCTCAGCAGTTACAGTATCAGAATGAGGCTGCTCAAGGTCAAAGTTCAGAAACAATTATAGAAATAGATCAAGAAATTAATGATGCAGTGagcaatatcacaaaaaatccTGGAACAGTTTCAAATCCTTTATCTCCTATTGTTTCTAAAGATTTTTCTTCTATAATACAAAGAAAATTTAGCAGTGAAGGATTATCCATTATTTCCTCACCTCAGACGTACACAGTGGCATCAGACAAGACAGGAAACACAGTACCAGTTACAATTAACATTGCACCATATCAGTTTGAATCATCATCGAAGGAAAATTCACCTCAGATTTCACCAGCATTAAGTAGCAGTCATTCAATGGAAAAACATCCACAAACATCTCCTCAATCTGTAGGATCCAATGTGAGAAATAAAAGTCGTCACAGAAGTCGTGATAGTAGTTCTTCTGGAAGCATGTCTCCAACGGCAAACAGAACAAAATCTGTTGAGAAGAAGGCAGTCTCTCGTAGCAATATAGTACCAGCTCCCTCTGCTGCTGTTACATATGATAAATATGCTGGAACACCCTCCATGTATGATTATACACTGCCAGATAGAGGTCTTGGAACTGGACCTGCGCCAACACCACGGCCACAATCCAGTAATAGTGTCAAATCACATTCATGGCACTGCCCACAATCTCCAGCCCAGTTGTCAATTCCAAGTCCAGCTTTGTCAGATAGAAGTGGAACATCTCCTCTTGATCTCTCATCTGCTCCTATCAAAGATAGCAGAAGAGAAATACTTAAGAGTCCTGCTTTGTCAGATAAAGGCTCACTATCTGTTACTGAAGAAAATTCGGAAAAATCTACTCCTCAGAAAGTTTTGTATGAGAAAAACATGTTGATTTTTAGTGAaaatgaagttgaaattatttcAGTAGGAAATAATAAATGGGTTGTGAGAAATGAGTCACAATTATTGTCAATGACTCATAAAGGTAAGCCAGACAGTCAAACTGagacacaaacaaataaacgtCCAAGTGATG
- the LOC134693831 gene encoding uncharacterized protein LOC134693831 isoform X2 — MADNIGNEEAYMDDGRMSDNIGNEEAYMDDGRMSDNIGNEEAYTYDGHVYKCVRCGKTYNRKSFLQNHQCNICPLCDKLFVSSQNLKSHNCAASSCGDCKRSFKSTKTLSNHKCTYCKHCSTVFSSFQKLNQHLHHYKVLRDETEPENKLSEEGKSESPKTNLCSMGVDMKAAESDCQLDEHIDLIKEEAQSHTNEQDGLNMPNFKHRLACEFKMATDILNVQVKKESMEPPSEDKVEETAPDIAQIVDKENIGETNSCDNDTVTSNNNTEDKNGDKPGTPIMVISPEGNTAEQLQRMIQQQYLVNLLQFQQSMLQQGQVNQAPSLQVQHQTLLNALDFTGKSGETSPDSTQNNAGPVKERKQTRSIEGEIGSDNDSLVFDEEVYTNVGGRNINQYGREFTNGRPLPDHLRVQILQLALQGIRPCEISRQLQVSHGCVSKILNRYRKTGSINPGQIGGSKPKVTTPDVVSRVRQYKMENPQMFAWEIRQKLLADGICQEKNIPSISSINRIIRDKAILQRRSFDGSLKDCDTTDMDDLPLDTERIQRYMISIPNLTGNNMTPATEGTIIPVQVSLDTAQGVLVPTVNMIRQQYSPPIAHQQTSQVSPTLMRTSPKQSPSSIVIQGIGNDAIKTNENAQHVFTVEDLSRQKFGISVSENNGHLQPGIGTSQTVDIGELAAEGMKCSSSPKSDLNRHNLHSVISHLITTQTAAIMKEDDIAAQQLQYQNEAAQGQSSETIIEIDQEINDAVSNITKNPGTVSNPLSPIVSKDFSSIIQRKFSSEGLSIISSPQTYTVASDKTGNTVPVTINIAPYQFESSSKENSPQISPALSSSHSMEKHPQTSPQSVGSNVRNKSRHRSRDSSSSGSMSPTANRTKSVEKKAVSRSNIVPAPSAAVTYDKYAGTPSMYDYTLPDRGLGTGPAPTPRPQSSNSVKSHSWHCPQSPAQLSIPSPALSDRSGTSPLDLSSAPIKDSRREILKSPALSDKGSLSVTEENSEKSTPQKVLYEKNMLIFSENEVEIISVGNNKWVVRNESQLLSMTHKGKPDSQTETQTNKRPSDDESGSPVGLKIPKLTNGNSTPMMVHGANTVNSSVPLTNGNMIFSANMSVDSQSGRDPKNCPVLQNMLKPKT, encoded by the exons atggcagataacataggaAATGAAGAGGCTTACATGGATGATGGCCGCATGTCAGATAACATAGGAAATGAAGAGGCTTACATGGATGATGGCCGCATGTCAGATAACATAGGAAATGAAGAAGCTTACACATATGATGGCCATGTTTACAAATGTGTTAGATGTGGAAAAACTTATAATAGAAAATCATTCCTACAAAATCATCAATGCAACATTTGTCCTTTATGTGATAAGTTGTTCGTGTCTTCACAGAACCTGAAATCACATAATTGTGCTGCCTCATCATGTGGTGACTGCAAAAGGAGTttcaaatcaacaaaaactcTTTCCAATCATAAATGCACATATTGCAAGCATTGTTCTACAGTCTTTAGTTCTTTTCAAAAACTCAATCAACATTTACATCACTATAAAGTTTTAAGAGATGAAACAGAACCAGAAAACAAACTTTCTGAAGAAGGAAAATCTGAATCtccaaaaacaaatttgtgCAGTATGGGTGTTGATATGAAAGCAGCAGAAAGTGACTGTCAGCTGGATGAACACATAGACCTGATTAAAGAAGAAGCTCAGAGTCATACTAATGAACAAGATGGGCTAAATATgccaaat tttaAACACAGACTAGCATGTGAATTCAAGATGGCGACTGACATCCTCAATGTTCAAGTCAAGAAAGAGTCCATGGAGCCTCCATCTGAGGACAAGGTTGAAGAGACTGCCCCAGATATAGCTCAGATTGTTGACAAAGAAAACATAGGAGAGACCAACTCATGTGACAATGACACAGTGACCTCTAACAACAATACAGAGGATAAAAATGGTGATAAACCTGGTACCCCAATCATGGTGATATCTCCGGAGGGAAATACAGCAGAACAGCTTCAGAGAATGATACAACAGCAGTACCTCGTTAATCTGTTACAGTTCCAACAATCCATGTTACAG CAGGGACAGGTCAATCAAGCTCCATCACTTCAAGTTCAACACCAAACTCTTTTGAATGCTTTGGACTTCACTGGTAAATCTGGGGAAACAAGTCCTGATTCCACACAAAACAATGCTGGTCCAGTAAAGGAAAGGAAACAGACTAGAAGCATAGAAGGAGAGATTGGGTCTGATAATGACAGTTTAGTTTTTGATGAGGAGGTTTACACCAATG ttggAGGTCGGAACATCAATCAGTATGGCAGAGAATTTACCAATGGTCGTCCCTTGCCAGATCATCTTAGAGTCCAAATTTTACAGCTTGCCCTTCAAGGCATACGACCTTGTGAGATCAGCAGACAACTGCAAGTGTCACATGGTTGTGtcagtaaaatattaaacag GTACAGAAAGACAGGAAGTATAAATCCAGGTCAAATAGGTGGCAGTAAACCTAAGGTTACGACTCCTGATGTTGTCAGTCGTGTACGGCAGTATAAGATGGAAAATCCACAGATGTTTGCATGGGAGATTCgacaaaa attATTAGCAGATGGTATATGCCAGGAGAAGAATATTCCATCAATCAGTTCTATAAATAGAATTATCAGAGACAAAGCTATTCTTCAAAGAAGAAGTTTTGATGGCAGTCTCAAAGATTGTGAT ACAACTGATATGGATGATCTCCCTTTAGACACAGAACGTATACAAAGATACATGATCAGCATCCCTAATTTGACAGGAAATAATATGACTCCTGCAACAGAAGGTACCATCATTCCCGTACAGGTTTCCTTGGATACAGCACAAGGTGTACTGGTTCCTACAGTCAACATGATTCGCCAGCAGTACTCTCCTCCCATTGCTCATCAGCAGACGTCACAGGTGTCACCAACACTGATGAGAACCTCACCAAAACAATCACCGAGCAGCATAGTTATACAAGGAATTGGAAATGATGCCATTAAAACAAACGAGAATGCACAACATGTTTTCACAGTAGAGGATCTCAGCAGACAGAAATTTGGGATTTCTGTCAGTGAAAATAATGGACACTTACAACCTGGCATAGGAACAAGTCAAACAGTTGATATAGGTGAGCTGGCAGCAGAAGGAATGAAATGTAGCAGCTCACCTAAATCTGACCTTAATAGACACAATCTACATTCTGTCATTTCACACTTAATCACTACACAAACGGCAGCCATTATGAAAGAGGATGACATTGCAGCTCAGCAGTTACAGTATCAGAATGAGGCTGCTCAAGGTCAAAGTTCAGAAACAATTATAGAAATAGATCAAGAAATTAATGATGCAGTGagcaatatcacaaaaaatccTGGAACAGTTTCAAATCCTTTATCTCCTATTGTTTCTAAAGATTTTTCTTCTATAATACAAAGAAAATTTAGCAGTGAAGGATTATCCATTATTTCCTCACCTCAGACGTACACAGTGGCATCAGACAAGACAGGAAACACAGTACCAGTTACAATTAACATTGCACCATATCAGTTTGAATCATCATCGAAGGAAAATTCACCTCAGATTTCACCAGCATTAAGTAGCAGTCATTCAATGGAAAAACATCCACAAACATCTCCTCAATCTGTAGGATCCAATGTGAGAAATAAAAGTCGTCACAGAAGTCGTGATAGTAGTTCTTCTGGAAGCATGTCTCCAACGGCAAACAGAACAAAATCTGTTGAGAAGAAGGCAGTCTCTCGTAGCAATATAGTACCAGCTCCCTCTGCTGCTGTTACATATGATAAATATGCTGGAACACCCTCCATGTATGATTATACACTGCCAGATAGAGGTCTTGGAACTGGACCTGCGCCAACACCACGGCCACAATCCAGTAATAGTGTCAAATCACATTCATGGCACTGCCCACAATCTCCAGCCCAGTTGTCAATTCCAAGTCCAGCTTTGTCAGATAGAAGTGGAACATCTCCTCTTGATCTCTCATCTGCTCCTATCAAAGATAGCAGAAGAGAAATACTTAAGAGTCCTGCTTTGTCAGATAAAGGCTCACTATCTGTTACTGAAGAAAATTCGGAAAAATCTACTCCTCAGAAAGTTTTGTATGAGAAAAACATGTTGATTTTTAGTGAaaatgaagttgaaattatttcAGTAGGAAATAATAAATGGGTTGTGAGAAATGAGTCACAATTATTGTCAATGACTCATAAAGGTAAGCCAGACAGTCAAACTGagacacaaacaaataaacgtCCAAGTGATG